A single genomic interval of Lathyrus oleraceus cultivar Zhongwan6 chromosome 7, CAAS_Psat_ZW6_1.0, whole genome shotgun sequence harbors:
- the LOC127102442 gene encoding uncharacterized protein LOC127102442 isoform X1 yields the protein MGGLGRKGTVTPLESQFPPEEVHKATKQFQDAIAEKNNELHVLQRFVADNNNLVNLVQKLPEQLSHDVMVPFGKAAFFPGRLIHTNEFMVLLGEGYYADRTSKQTVDILQRRGESLNSQVDSLQAMINNLSSFVNVTDSEVAGGLVEIREEYLEGDSEEEESESDSAIEDVPSVGNDTSKEVDYASFLALMDELEKKEALAEKNGDDSDQSEKTTDGFDDSPYQRPVDNNPQNIEGSNEAIPLDQRSNRNVTSEFPKKHNHQEYIADQLNFANLAVQPQVKEGKTLAQNVKSIDRSAKPPIVPKEKISQATLASKIEVQHQTSQPSFDSLKAFTGSIIEHGENLEKASREQSSTSQVSGSQPLKPVSRFKMQRK from the exons ATGGGAGGTTTAGGGAGGAAAGGGACAGTGACACCACTTGAGTCACAGTTCCCCCCTGAGGAGGTGCACAAGGCCACTAAGCAATTCCAAGACGCCATTGCCGAAAAGAACAACGAGCTTCACGTCCTACAACGTTTTGTCGCCGACAACAACAACCTTGTCAACCTCGTCCAGAAACTCCCCGAACAACTCTCTCATGATGTCATG GTTCCATTTGGGAAAGCAGCGTTCTTCCCTGGTCGTTTGATTCATACCAACGAGTTCATG GTTCTTTTGGGAGAAGGGTATTATGCAGACAGAACTTCCAAACAAACTGTTGATATTTTGCAACGAAGAGGGGAATCCTTGAATTCACAGGTTGATTCACTTCAGGCCATGATCAACAACCTTTCCTCCTTTGTCAATGTCACAGATTCTGAAGTAGCG GGGGGTCTTGTTGAAATAAGAGAAGAATATCTGGAGGGCGACTCTGAAGAAGAGGAATCTGAATCAG ATTCAGCTATTGAAGATGTTCCTAGTGTTGGGAATGATACATCCAAAGAAGTGGACTATGCTTCATTTTTGGCTTTAATGGATGAACTTGAGAAAAAAGAAGCGCTTGCTGAAAAAAATGGCGATGACAGTGATCAAAGTGAGAAAACTACTGATGGTTTTGATGATAGTCCATATCAGAGACCTGTCGATAACAATCCCCAAAATATAGAA GGTAGTAATGAAGCCATACCACTGGACCAGAGAAGCAATAGAAATGTAACAAGTGAGTTTCCAAAAAAGCATAATCATCAAGAATATATAGCTGATCAGTTGAAT TTTGCGAACCTGGCTGTTCAACCTCAGGTAAAAG AAGGGAAAACTTTAGCACAAAATGTGAAATCCATTGATCGTAGTGCGAAGCCGCCCATAGTTCCTAAAGAGAAGATATCTCAAGCAACTTTGGCATCGAAAATTGAG GTTCAACATCAAACTTCACAGCCATCATTTGATAGTCTCAAG GCTTTTACAGGCTCCATCATAGAGCATGGCGAGAATTTAGAAAAAGCTTCAAGAGAACAAAGTTCAACTTCACAG GTTTCCGGTTCTCAACCTTTAAAACCAGTCTCCAGATTCAAAATGCAGAGGAAATAG
- the LOC127102442 gene encoding uncharacterized protein LOC127102442 isoform X2, protein MGGLGRKGTVTPLESQFPPEEVHKATKQFQDAIAEKNNELHVLQRFVADNNNLVNLVQKLPEQLSHDVMVPFGKAAFFPGRLIHTNEFMVLLGEGYYADRTSKQTVDILQRRGESLNSQVDSLQAMINNLSSFVNVTDSEVAGGLVEIREEYLEGDSEEEESESDSAIEDVPSVGNDTSKEVDYASFLALMDELEKKEALAEKNGDDSDQSEKTTDGFDDSPYQRPVDNNPQNIEGSNEAIPLDQRSNRNVTSEFPKKHNHQEYIADQLNFANLAVQPQVKGKTLAQNVKSIDRSAKPPIVPKEKISQATLASKIEVQHQTSQPSFDSLKAFTGSIIEHGENLEKASREQSSTSQVSGSQPLKPVSRFKMQRK, encoded by the exons ATGGGAGGTTTAGGGAGGAAAGGGACAGTGACACCACTTGAGTCACAGTTCCCCCCTGAGGAGGTGCACAAGGCCACTAAGCAATTCCAAGACGCCATTGCCGAAAAGAACAACGAGCTTCACGTCCTACAACGTTTTGTCGCCGACAACAACAACCTTGTCAACCTCGTCCAGAAACTCCCCGAACAACTCTCTCATGATGTCATG GTTCCATTTGGGAAAGCAGCGTTCTTCCCTGGTCGTTTGATTCATACCAACGAGTTCATG GTTCTTTTGGGAGAAGGGTATTATGCAGACAGAACTTCCAAACAAACTGTTGATATTTTGCAACGAAGAGGGGAATCCTTGAATTCACAGGTTGATTCACTTCAGGCCATGATCAACAACCTTTCCTCCTTTGTCAATGTCACAGATTCTGAAGTAGCG GGGGGTCTTGTTGAAATAAGAGAAGAATATCTGGAGGGCGACTCTGAAGAAGAGGAATCTGAATCAG ATTCAGCTATTGAAGATGTTCCTAGTGTTGGGAATGATACATCCAAAGAAGTGGACTATGCTTCATTTTTGGCTTTAATGGATGAACTTGAGAAAAAAGAAGCGCTTGCTGAAAAAAATGGCGATGACAGTGATCAAAGTGAGAAAACTACTGATGGTTTTGATGATAGTCCATATCAGAGACCTGTCGATAACAATCCCCAAAATATAGAA GGTAGTAATGAAGCCATACCACTGGACCAGAGAAGCAATAGAAATGTAACAAGTGAGTTTCCAAAAAAGCATAATCATCAAGAATATATAGCTGATCAGTTGAAT TTTGCGAACCTGGCTGTTCAACCTCAGGTAAAAG GGAAAACTTTAGCACAAAATGTGAAATCCATTGATCGTAGTGCGAAGCCGCCCATAGTTCCTAAAGAGAAGATATCTCAAGCAACTTTGGCATCGAAAATTGAG GTTCAACATCAAACTTCACAGCCATCATTTGATAGTCTCAAG GCTTTTACAGGCTCCATCATAGAGCATGGCGAGAATTTAGAAAAAGCTTCAAGAGAACAAAGTTCAACTTCACAG GTTTCCGGTTCTCAACCTTTAAAACCAGTCTCCAGATTCAAAATGCAGAGGAAATAG
- the LOC127105459 gene encoding switch 2: protein MSLQTLKETLRHCTTQQSQPSSSSSSQSNSILLNFDSHFPIHRKPPKSSLADQLRLLQDPDDPPFHPHNFLSQQNESKTLQKQQQVKLEEVEDDDDEEQEPETKRVKFSSAKAPHFQFDHTGPFEPLVLSSNGELPIVQVPASINCRLLEHQRVGVKFLYDLYKKNHGGILGDDMGLGKTIQTIAFLAAIFGKEGESVHSEKQVEKRDPVLIICPSSVIHNWESEFSKWSNFSVSIYHGANRDLIYDKLEANGVEVLITSFDTYRIHGNSSLSNIHWNIVIIDEAHRLKNEKSKLYKACLEIKTLRRYGLTGTVMQNKILELFNLFDLVAPGSLGTREHFREFYDEPLKHGQRSTAPDRFVQIANKRKQHLVVVLNKYMLRRTKEETIGHLMMGKEDNIVFCAMSDLQKRVYRRMIQLPDIQCLINKDLPCSCGSPLTQVECCKRIVPDGAMWPYLHKDNPDGCDSCPFCLVLPCLVKLQQISNHLELIKPNPKDDSDKQVKDAKFAAAVYGPDIDLVGGSMQNESFMGLSDAEHCGKMRALEKLLFSWFSHGDKVLLFSYSVRMLDILEKFIIRKGYCFSRLDGSTPTNLRQSLVDDFNSSPSKQVFLISTRAGGLGLNLVSANRVVIFDPNWNPAQDLQAQDRSFRYGQKRHVVVFRLLAAGSLEELVYSRQIYKQQLSNIAVSGKMEKRYFEGVQDCKEFKGELFGICNLFRDLSDKLFTSEIVEVHETSKKDELNTEHEKIEETGLLASDSETRLCAESTGASTSKPDIEYEDLGIVYAHRNEDIVNSRPAIQEQLSTSGAPSSDSLSKSNISLVHQRKKPDCVPKRQKIPLIDERKRTEFSLLAKSMGMEELAFSKWLLSATPVEREKVLINYNKKKKKLKG from the exons ATGTCGCTGCAGACTCTGAAGGAAACTCTCAGACATTGCACGACCCAACAATCACaaccatcttcttcttcttcctcccAATCCAATTCTATTCTCCTCAATTTTGATTCCCATTTCCCAATCCACAGAAAACCCCCTAAATCCTCTCTTGCCGATCAGCTTCGCCTCCTTCAAGACCCGGACGATCCACCTTTTCACCCACACAACTTCCTTTCACAACAAAACGAATCCAAAACcctacaaaaacaacaacaaGTTAAACTAGAAGAAGTGGAAGATGACGACGATGAAGAACAAGAGCCAGAAACAAAGAGGGTGAAATTCAGTTCAGCCAAAGCGCCTCACTTTCAATTCGATCATACTGGACCCTTTGAGCCTTTGGTCTTGTCCTCTAATGGAGAACTTCCTATAGTTCAG GTTCCTGCATCTATAAACTGTAGACTGCTTGAGCATCAGAGAGTGGGGGTGAAGTTTCTGTATGATTTGTACAAGAAGAATCATGGAGGCATCCTTGGAGATGACAT GGGTCTTGGAAAGACGATTCAAACAATAGCATTTCTTGCTGCCATATTTGGTAAAGAAGGAGAATCTGTTCATAGTGAGAAACAAGTGGAGAAAAGAGACCCTGTATTAATAATTTGCCCATCATCCGTTATTCACAACTGGGAGAGTGAATTTTCTAAGTGGTCCAACTTCAGTGTTTCCATTTATCACGGTGCAAACCGCGATTTAATATATGATAAATTGGAAGCAAACGGAGTGGAGGTACTTATTACCAGTTTTGACACTTATAGGATTCATGGTAACAGTTCATTGTCAAATATCCACTGGAACATTGTGATTATTGATGAGGCTCATCGACTTAAGAATGAGAAATCAAAACTCTATAAAGCATGTTTAGAAATTAAAACCCTGCGACGATATGGTCTTACTGGGACTGTAATGCAAAATAAGATCTTAGAATTGTTCAATCTCTTTGATTTGGTAGCACCTGGATCCCTTGGAACACGGGAACACTTCCGTGAGTTTTATGATGAACCCCTTAAGCATGGTCAGAGGTCAACTGCTCCTGATAGGTTTGTCCAAATTGCTAATAAGAGAAAACAGCACCTTGTTGTGGTTCTTAATAAATATATGTTGAGAAGGACAAAGGAAGAGACCATAGGGCATCTTATGATGGGGAAGGAAGATAACATTGTGTTTTGTGCAATGAGTGATTTGCAAAAACGTGTTTATAGGAGAATGATCCAGCTTCCTGACATTCAGTGCCTAATAAATAAAGACCTGCCTTGTAGTTGTGGTAGTCCTCTTACTCAAGTTGAGTGTTGCAAAAGGATAGTACCGGATGGAGCTATGTGGCCTTACCTTCACAAAGATAACCCCGATGGATGTGATTCGTGCCCCTTTTGCCTTGTCCTTCCATGCCTTGTCAAGCTACAACAG ATAAGCAATCACCTTGAGCTGATTAAGCCAAACCCCAAAGATGACTCTGACAAACAAGTTAAAGATGCAAAGTTTGCTGCTGCTGTCTATGGCCCAGACATTGACTTAGTTGGCGGGAGCATGCAGAATGAGAGTTTCATGGGTCTAAGTGATGCAGAACATTGTGGCAAAATGCGAGCACTTGAAAAACTATTGTTCTCATGGTTTTCACATGGTGACAAAGTTCTTTTGTTTAGCTATTCTGTAAG GATGCTGGACATACTGGAGAAATTTATCATACGAAAAGGCTACTGCTTCTCAAGACTTGATGGGTCGACTCCAACTAATTTACGCCAGTCTCTGGTTGATGATTTCAACTCTAGTCCTAGCAAACAA GTGTTCCTGATATCAACTCGTGCTGGTGGGCTTGGATTGAACCTTGTCAGTGCGAACCGTGTTGTAATATTTGATCCCAACTGGAATCCTGCACAAGACTTACAGGCTCAGGACAGGTCTTTTCGATATGGTCAGAAACGGCATGTTGTGGTATTCCGTCTTCTCGCAGCTGGTTCACTTGAAGAACTTGTTTATTCTCGTCAGATTTACAAGCAGCAGCTCTCAAACATCGCTGTCTCTGGAAAGATGGAAAAACGATATTTTGAAGGTGTCCAG GATTGTAAGGAATTCAAAGGCGAGCTTTTTGGAATTTGCAATTTATTTCGAGATTTATCTGATAAACTATTTACCAGCGAAATTGTTGAAGTGCATGAGACGAGTAAAAAAGACGAGCTTAATACAGAACATGAAAAAATAGAAGAAACTGGTTTATTAGCATCAGATTCTGAAACCAGGTTATGTGCTGAATCTACGGGTGCTTCAACAAGTAAACCAGATATTGAATATGAAGACCTCG GCATTGTTTACGCTCATCGCAACGAAGACATTGTCAACTCCCGACCAGCTATTCAAGAGCAGTTATCTACGAGCGGCGCCCCTTCGAGTGACAGCTTAAGCAAGTCAAACATCTCTTTAGTCCATCAAAGGAAAAAACCAGATTGTGTACCTAAAAGACAGAAAATTCCTTTGATTGATGAAAGGAAGAGAACCGAATTTAGCCTCCTTGCAAAGTCTATGGGTATGGAAGAGCTTGCATTTAGCAAATGGTTACTATCTGCAACTCCAGTAGAGAGAGAAAAAGTGCTTATAAACTAcaacaagaaaaagaaaaagctGAAAGGTTGA
- the LOC127106856 gene encoding early nodulin-like protein 2, translated as MSSSALFLGLMFLLTPLLLLSSSSQALDFHVGGKDGWVLKPSDYYNHWAQRNRFQVNDTLNFKYNKKRDSVLVVKKEDYDSCNIDNPKQKMDDGDSSFKLGDSGLYFFITGNVDHCKQGQKLIVLVMAVRHHNPPSTVVVPPSQAPESGLWPPLIHSSGLDAPAPSPSKASCVGVSVGFGVVVWIGLMFGGFVY; from the exons ATGTCTTCTTCTGCTTTGTTTCTCGGTCTTATGTTTTTGTTAACACCATTGTTGCTCCTTTCATCCTCATCTCAAGCACTAGATTTTCATGTTGGTGGTAAAGATGGTTGGGTTCTCAAGCCTTCTGATTACTACAATCATTGGGCTCAGAGAAACAGGTTTCAAGTCAATGACACTCTCA ATTTCAAGTACAATAAAAAGAGGGATTCAGTTCTTGTGGTGAAAAAGGAGGACTATGATTCCTGCAACATCGACAATCCTAAACAAAAGATGGACGACGGAGATTCGAGTTTTAAGCTCGGTGATTCGGGTCTCTACTTTTTCATCACTGGCAATGTTGATCACTGTAAACAAGGACAGAAGCTTATTGTTTTAGTCATGGCAGTTAGGCACCATAACCCGCCATCTACAGTGGTTGTACCACCGTCTCAGGCTCCGGAAAGTGGCTTGTGGCCACCTCTGATTCACTCGTCGGGTTTGGATGCTCCGGCGCCGTCTCCGTCGAAAGCAAGTTGTGTTGGTGTGAGTGTGGGTTTTGGGGTCGTGGTTTGGATTGGTTTGATGTTTGGTGGGTTTGTTTATTAG